Genomic DNA from Salinibacter pepae:
GCGGATCGGGGGGGCGATGATCACGCACCGCCACGCCAACATTTTCGTGAACGTCGACGACGCCCGGGCTGCGGACGTGTGTGCCCTGATCGAGCTGGCGCGCGACACGGTGGAGCGGGAGACCGGCTACCGCCTGGAGACGGAGATCGACTTCATCGGCGAGTTCGCCCCGCCGACCGACGCGGAGCCCACGTTCGTCGAGAAAGACCCCGACCTCGTGACGGCGGCCGACCGGGCGAAAGCCTCCTGACTCGGCAACGGAGGGATCGGCCCACCGCCCCGTAAACTGTCTCTTTTCTTATCCCCTCTGCGCAGGACCGTTGTGCCGGTTCTGGGCGATTGGCACATCCGGCAATAGAAACTGAACCATTGGCTGTGCTCTCATCTTGGGGACGCGCGGCAATCCGTCCCTGCGTGGACGGAGGAGGGCCGAAAGGTGAACCGACACCTCGCGATTGGTGTCACAGCGCAGCGGCGAATGCGCGCGCCTCGTCGGCGAGGCGATCGGCCGCCTCAAGGCCGTCTCGCCACTCGTCCGGGAAGGCGTCCCACCCGTGCAGCGCGCCCAGCATGGCCCCCATCATCGCCCCGGTGGTGTCGGCGTCGCCCCCCACGTTGATGCCGGAGAGCAGTGTGTTTTCGAGGAGGTGGGCGCGGCGCGCGACCATCGCACACGCGAACGGCCAGGCCTCGTCGGCCCGTACGCCCACCCCGTCGCACGCGTCCCCGAGGTTGAGCGGGAAGGCGTCGAGCTGGTCCGCGAGGGCCTCCAGGCGGCCCGACACGCGGTCGTCGCCGCCGAGCCGCCCCTCCGCCCACGCCGTCGCGTCGACCAGCCGCTCCCAGAAGGGCGCGCGGTCGAACGCATCAGGCGTCCGGCCCAGCAGCGCGTGGACGGCCACCGCCTGCCCCCACCCGGCCGCCAGGGCCGCGGGGTGGCGGTGGGTGACGGCCAGCACCGGACGAATGGCCTCGAAGGCCGCCTCGCGGCCGAGGTCCCGGGCGGCCCACCACGCGCCGAGCGGGGCCGCCCGCATGGCGGCGCCGTCGGTCGGCCGGCCGGGCACGCCGGACTCGGCGGGCATGCTCCCCTTCGCCAAGCGATCGACGGCGGTGGTGGTGGTCTCGCCCCAGCGCCGGGCCTGGGCCCGAAGGGCAACGTACTCGTCCGCGACGGCCCCCGGCCACGCATCCGGCGACTCCGGGTGCGCCGTGAGCGCCCGGACGAGCGCGAACGTCATCTGCGTGTCGTCCGTCCACTGCCCGGCGCCCAGGTCCCCCCGCTGGTCGTCGTCCCGGTACTCCTTGATGCCCTTGTAGTAGGTGCGCACGTTGGCGTGGCTGAGGCCCTCGACGGGCATGCCCAGCGCGTCGCCGACGGCGGTGCCGAGAAGCGCCCCGGCGATGGAATCGGAAGGGGGAGGCGTGGTGGGCATGAGACGGGCAGCGCAATCCGTGAACAGGGCCGAACAGGAGACGGAGGGAAGCGGGGCGGCAGTCGATTTTCCGTGCCCGCATCGCTATTTTAGTTGTCCCCTTCGAAACGAGGGGACACGGTCGCGTTCCGTTTCTCGTCGTCTTCCCCCCCTGATGGACTGGCTCGCCGGTGCCTGGTCGGTGTTTCGGAAGGACCTGCGCACCGAGCTGCGCAGCCGGTACGCGGCGAACACGCTCCTCCTGTTCGCCCTTGCGGCGCTCCTCCTCGTGGCGTTCGCCGTGGGGCCGCAGCCCCTGAGCGCCCGGGTGCGGGCCGCGCTCCTGTGGATCGTCCTCCTCTTCGCGGCCTCCATCGGGCTCGGGCGGTCGTTCGTGGCGGAGTACGAGGGCGGCACCGCGCTCCTGCTTCGCCTCCACACGCGGGCCAGCATGGTGTTCGCCGGCAAGCTGCTGTTCAACTTCGGCCTGGTGGCGCTTCTGACCCTCGTCGCCACCGGCGTCTTCCTGCTGCTG
This window encodes:
- a CDS encoding heme exporter protein CcmB; translation: MDWLAGAWSVFRKDLRTELRSRYAANTLLLFALAALLLVAFAVGPQPLSARVRAALLWIVLLFAASIGLGRSFVAEYEGGTALLLRLHTRASMVFAGKLLFNFGLVALLTLVATGVFLLLLGVSVGTPSLLAGTLALGALGLTGATTLLSALVARASRGGPLLPVLLLPVLVPVLVSGVGATRKALLGQQWASAQDELLTLVGFAGATISAAVVLFDYVWAE
- a CDS encoding ADP-ribosylglycohydrolase family protein, coding for MPTTPPPSDSIAGALLGTAVGDALGMPVEGLSHANVRTYYKGIKEYRDDDQRGDLGAGQWTDDTQMTFALVRALTAHPESPDAWPGAVADEYVALRAQARRWGETTTTAVDRLAKGSMPAESGVPGRPTDGAAMRAAPLGAWWAARDLGREAAFEAIRPVLAVTHRHPAALAAGWGQAVAVHALLGRTPDAFDRAPFWERLVDATAWAEGRLGGDDRVSGRLEALADQLDAFPLNLGDACDGVGVRADEAWPFACAMVARRAHLLENTLLSGINVGGDADTTGAMMGAMLGALHGWDAFPDEWRDGLEAADRLADEARAFAAAL